In Primulina eburnea isolate SZY01 chromosome 14, ASM2296580v1, whole genome shotgun sequence, the following proteins share a genomic window:
- the LOC140811774 gene encoding large ribosomal subunit protein eL8y-like isoform X1, protein MAPKKGAKLPAAAKKKAEKLVNPLFEKRPKQFGIGGALPPKKDLHRYVKWPLVVRIQRKKMILKQRLKVPPPIHQFSKTLDKNLASNLFKMMLKYRPEDKAQKKERLLKRAQAEAEGKTPEVKKPIVVKYGLNHVTYLIEQNKAQLVVIAHDVDPIELVVWLPALCRKMEIPYCIVKGKARLGTIVHKKTASVLCLTSVKNEDKMEFSKILEAIKANFNDKYDETRKKWGGGVMGSKSQAKTKAKEKLLAKEAAQRMT, encoded by the exons ATG GCTCCCAAGAAAGGCGCGAAGCTTCCTGCTGCTGCCAAGAAAAAGGCCGAGAAATTGGTCAATCCACTCTTCGAGAAACGTCCTAAGCAATTCGGAATAGGAGGAGCTTTACCACCGAAGAAGGATCTTCATAGATACGTGAAATGGCCTCTAGTGGTGCGGATTCAACGGAAGAAGATGATTTTGAAGCAGCGATTGAAGGTTCCGCCGCCGATTCATCAGTTCTCCAAGACCCTAGACAAGAACTTGG CTTCAAATCTGTTCAAGATGATGCTCAAATACAGGCCCGAGGATAAAGCTCAGAAGAAAGAACGCCTTTTGAAAAGAGCTCAGGCTGAAGCTGAAGGAAAAACTCCTGAAGTTAAGAAACCTATTGTCGTGAAATATGGACTGAACCATGTGACCTATCTGATTGAGCAG AACAAGGCCCAGTTGGTTGTTATTGCTCATGATGTGGATCCTATTGAATTGGTTGTATGGCTCCCTGCTTTATGCAGGAAAATGGAAATCCCATACTGCATTGTAAAGGGGAAGGCTAGGTTGGGAACT ATTGTTCACAAGAAGACTGCATCTGTCTTGTGTCTGACCTCCGTGAAGAATGAAGACAAAATGGAGTTCAGTAAAATTTTGGAAGCTATCAAG GCCAACTTCAATGACAAGTACGATGAGACTAGGAAGAAGTGGGGAGGGGGTGTTATGGGCTCAAAATCTCAGGCTAAGACAAAAGCCAAAGAAAAACTCCTTGCAAAGGAGGCTGCTCAAAGGATGACCTAA
- the LOC140811774 gene encoding large ribosomal subunit protein eL8y-like isoform X2 produces the protein MAPKKGAKLPAAAKKKAEKLVNPLFEKRPKQFGIGGALPPKKDLHRYVKWPLVVRIQRKKMILKQRLKVPPPIHQFSKTLDKNLASNLFKMMLKYRPEDKAQKKERLLKRAQAEAEGKTPEVKKPIVVKYGLNHVTYLIEQNKAQLVVIAHDVDPIELVVWLPALCRKMEIPYCIVKGKARLGTIVHKKTASVLCLTSVKNEDKMEFSKILEAIKANFNDKYDETRKKWGGGVMGSKSQAKTKAKEKLLAKEAAQRMT, from the exons GCTCCCAAGAAAGGCGCGAAGCTTCCTGCTGCTGCCAAGAAAAAGGCCGAGAAATTGGTCAATCCACTCTTCGAGAAACGTCCTAAGCAATTCGGAATAGGAGGAGCTTTACCACCGAAGAAGGATCTTCATAGATACGTGAAATGGCCTCTAGTGGTGCGGATTCAACGGAAGAAGATGATTTTGAAGCAGCGATTGAAGGTTCCGCCGCCGATTCATCAGTTCTCCAAGACCCTAGACAAGAACTTGG CTTCAAATCTGTTCAAGATGATGCTCAAATACAGGCCCGAGGATAAAGCTCAGAAGAAAGAACGCCTTTTGAAAAGAGCTCAGGCTGAAGCTGAAGGAAAAACTCCTGAAGTTAAGAAACCTATTGTCGTGAAATATGGACTGAACCATGTGACCTATCTGATTGAGCAG AACAAGGCCCAGTTGGTTGTTATTGCTCATGATGTGGATCCTATTGAATTGGTTGTATGGCTCCCTGCTTTATGCAGGAAAATGGAAATCCCATACTGCATTGTAAAGGGGAAGGCTAGGTTGGGAACT ATTGTTCACAAGAAGACTGCATCTGTCTTGTGTCTGACCTCCGTGAAGAATGAAGACAAAATGGAGTTCAGTAAAATTTTGGAAGCTATCAAG GCCAACTTCAATGACAAGTACGATGAGACTAGGAAGAAGTGGGGAGGGGGTGTTATGGGCTCAAAATCTCAGGCTAAGACAAAAGCCAAAGAAAAACTCCTTGCAAAGGAGGCTGCTCAAAGGATGACCTAA